In Roseofilum casamattae BLCC-M143, the following proteins share a genomic window:
- a CDS encoding tetratricopeptide repeat protein: MGDRELDGLLSDLQSESELLRQQAVEQLWRRWFHQKGMVGLEQLQQAQYLLESGTMEKAEDLLTEIIRTSPDFAEAWNRRAVLYYMQHEYQKAIADCEEVIRLNPIHFGAWHGLGLSHAAIGEYRQAIAAFRSALEIVPHAIENQRLILECTARLN; encoded by the coding sequence ATGGGCGATCGCGAGCTGGATGGTTTATTATCAGATTTGCAGAGCGAGTCAGAACTATTGCGGCAGCAAGCAGTGGAGCAATTGTGGCGGCGCTGGTTTCATCAGAAGGGAATGGTTGGACTCGAACAACTGCAACAAGCTCAATACCTGCTCGAGTCTGGCACTATGGAGAAGGCGGAAGACTTGCTGACTGAGATTATCCGCACTAGTCCCGATTTTGCGGAAGCTTGGAATCGGCGAGCCGTGTTGTACTATATGCAGCACGAGTATCAAAAGGCGATCGCCGATTGCGAGGAGGTCATTCGCTTAAATCCAATTCATTTTGGGGCTTGGCATGGGTTAGGATTATCTCATGCGGCCATTGGAGAGTATCGGCAGGCGATCGCGGCCTTTCGCTCGGCGTTAGAGATTGTTCCCCATGCGATCGAAAACCAACGTCTCATCCTCGAATGTACCGCTCGCTTGAATTAA
- a CDS encoding DegT/DnrJ/EryC1/StrS family aminotransferase, whose product MLLQTNPKAGYLAYKEEIDRAVSRVLKSGWYILGEEVAAFEREFAEYMGANHAIGVATGTDALILALKACGIGAGDGVITVAHTAVATVTAIELAGATPILADIDPVTFTLAPNSLEDTIRYCDRQYPEITLKAIIPVHIYGHSVDITAILNIAHRYNLEVIEDCAQSHGATFKERKTGTWGKLGTFSFYPTKNLGALGDGGAIITNDSQLAETLMALRQYGWRQKFVSDLSGMNSRLDPIQAAILRVKLAYLDRDNQQRRNIADIYHRNLSQSGLELPQISPEIEPVYHQYVVRSHQRNQLQTRLKEQGIGTAIHYPIPVHQQPAYRHLPLAPDGLTVTEKMSQEILSLPMYGQLSDGQAEEVSQAVLASLQSLDR is encoded by the coding sequence ATGCTGTTGCAAACCAATCCTAAAGCTGGCTATCTTGCTTACAAAGAAGAGATCGATCGCGCAGTCAGTCGAGTCCTAAAAAGTGGGTGGTATATCTTAGGCGAAGAAGTCGCGGCATTCGAGCGAGAATTTGCGGAATATATGGGGGCAAACCATGCTATTGGAGTAGCTACCGGAACCGATGCATTAATTCTCGCACTCAAAGCCTGTGGAATTGGAGCTGGAGATGGAGTAATTACCGTAGCTCACACCGCAGTCGCCACGGTTACGGCTATTGAACTTGCCGGTGCTACCCCAATTTTAGCCGATATCGACCCGGTTACCTTTACTCTCGCTCCTAACTCTTTAGAAGACACTATTCGGTATTGCGATCGCCAATATCCAGAGATTACTCTAAAAGCAATTATTCCCGTCCATATTTACGGTCATTCTGTCGATATAACGGCAATCTTAAATATTGCTCATCGCTATAATCTAGAAGTCATTGAAGACTGCGCTCAATCTCATGGTGCGACCTTTAAAGAACGTAAAACTGGAACTTGGGGAAAGTTAGGTACATTTAGCTTTTATCCAACCAAAAACTTAGGAGCACTGGGAGATGGTGGTGCTATTATTACGAACGATAGTCAACTAGCAGAAACCCTAATGGCTCTCCGGCAATATGGTTGGCGGCAGAAGTTTGTGAGCGATCTTTCAGGAATGAATAGCCGTCTCGATCCGATTCAAGCCGCAATTTTACGAGTTAAGCTCGCCTATCTCGATCGCGATAACCAACAACGCCGAAATATTGCCGATATTTATCATCGCAATCTCAGTCAATCGGGATTAGAACTACCACAAATTAGTCCTGAAATTGAACCAGTCTATCATCAATATGTGGTTCGTTCTCACCAGCGCAACCAACTACAAACTCGACTTAAAGAACAAGGTATTGGTACTGCCATTCATTACCCCATTCCCGTCCATCAACAACCAGCTTACCGCCATCTCCCTCTAGCACCTGATGGACTTACAGTTACCGAAAAAATGAGTCAAGAAATTCTCAGTTTACCCATGTATGGCCAACTGAGTGATGGACAAGCTGAGGAAGTCAGCCAAGCCGTACTTGCCAGTCTACAATCTTTAGATCGTTAA
- a CDS encoding NAD-dependent epimerase/dehydratase family protein → MEHIFQNKNVLITGGLGFIGSNLAERLLGLGANVLLVDSLIPEYGGNLFNIDDIRDRIQVNISDVRDRYSMRYLVQKQDYLFNLAGQTSHLDSMHDPYTDLEINCRSQLSILEACRNYNPEIKIVFASTRQLYGKPDYLPVDESHLLRPVDVNGINKMAGEWYHILYNNVYGIRSSALRLTNTYGPRMRIKDARQTFLGIWIRLVVEGKPFEVWGGEQLRDFTYVEDAIDAMLLAAARPEADGEIFNLGGDCVISLKDTAELLIKANQGGNFNIREFPAERKRIDIGDYYTDYSKIQSTLGWEPKTSLEEGLTQTLAFYRDHIDRYL, encoded by the coding sequence ATGGAACATATATTCCAAAACAAAAATGTCTTAATTACGGGTGGATTGGGATTTATTGGGAGTAATTTAGCCGAGCGGTTACTGGGACTGGGAGCAAATGTACTGCTAGTCGATAGCTTAATACCGGAATATGGAGGTAATTTATTTAATATTGACGATATTCGCGATCGCATTCAAGTCAATATCTCCGATGTTCGCGATCGATATAGTATGCGTTATTTGGTGCAAAAGCAAGATTACTTGTTTAATCTTGCCGGACAAACCAGTCATTTAGATTCCATGCACGATCCCTATACCGATCTGGAAATTAATTGCCGATCGCAGCTTTCTATATTAGAAGCCTGTCGCAATTATAATCCAGAAATTAAAATCGTCTTTGCCAGCACTCGCCAACTCTACGGCAAACCGGATTATTTACCCGTTGATGAAAGTCATCTCCTCCGTCCGGTTGATGTGAATGGTATCAATAAGATGGCTGGCGAGTGGTACCATATTTTGTATAATAATGTCTATGGGATTCGTTCCTCTGCCTTGCGCTTGACCAATACTTACGGCCCGCGAATGCGGATTAAAGATGCCCGCCAAACCTTTCTTGGGATATGGATTCGTTTAGTTGTCGAAGGAAAGCCCTTTGAGGTTTGGGGAGGCGAACAACTCCGTGATTTTACTTATGTTGAGGATGCAATTGATGCGATGCTTTTAGCGGCAGCTCGCCCAGAAGCAGACGGAGAAATCTTTAACTTAGGTGGAGATTGCGTCATCAGTCTCAAAGATACAGCAGAACTATTGATTAAAGCCAATCAAGGAGGTAACTTTAATATTCGCGAGTTTCCTGCCGAACGCAAGCGTATTGATATTGGCGATTATTACACGGATTACAGTAAAATTCAATCAACTCTCGGCTGGGAACCTAAAACATCTTTAGAAGAAGGATTAACGCAAACTCTTGCCTTCTATCGAGACCATATCGATCGCTATCTCTAA
- a CDS encoding methyltransferase, TIGR04325 family, translated as MFWDDIKLVTEQLEKYGLRQPFVDLGGLARPTIADYDITIKTQEQYARYIGLKQRPFDHVDPEYLILNPENGAPEIEELPSQYPEFFGTAVCLNVIEHVEDPFQVFQALYDIMKPNSLLIIETVFSFPYHPSPRDYWRYSPDNLRHLAEKTNFQVLECDWRLLIRADEGIKVTGELPGLYKKNHPQEIMTVYATLTKGEFEPKPELGKYPLPQRLSNNARVRRMLMVENFRPDAMASANRYQKSPDTDEIVTEFQQVRRQLSQCVLELPTNELDTISDLHGKVMSSGIKEMPLSDVENSWVAEFLNALNHRIEQPSWEWVPEGWKRQDKRIKGWNVEIMVDIRKAQRLTLLEKIESQKLLTNDYGQHNTYMSYAYVLSLISRKKERISILDWGGGLGEYYLISQSLFPELHIDYYCAEVSVLCAAGREVQPEITFYDRDEDWLSNKYDLVLCSSALQYAEDWQGLANNLIQSTGSYLYIARSPIIRNHPSFVVLQRPYQYGYDTEYLSWFFNVDELVGYIESKKMQKVKEFLIAERFPVSGAPEVGEGCGLLFTSQTKE; from the coding sequence ATGTTCTGGGATGATATAAAACTAGTCACCGAGCAACTGGAAAAATATGGTTTACGTCAGCCTTTTGTGGATTTAGGTGGCTTGGCAAGACCGACGATCGCAGATTACGATATAACCATTAAAACCCAAGAACAATACGCTCGTTATATCGGTTTAAAGCAGCGCCCTTTCGATCATGTCGATCCCGAATATCTCATTCTTAACCCTGAAAATGGTGCTCCTGAAATCGAAGAGCTACCCTCTCAATATCCAGAGTTCTTTGGTACGGCAGTTTGCTTAAACGTGATCGAGCATGTGGAAGATCCGTTTCAAGTCTTCCAGGCATTGTATGACATTATGAAACCGAATAGCCTGTTGATTATTGAAACTGTATTTTCTTTCCCTTACCATCCCTCACCCAGAGATTATTGGCGTTATTCTCCTGATAATCTGAGGCACTTAGCTGAAAAAACTAACTTTCAAGTTCTAGAATGTGATTGGAGGTTATTGATTCGAGCAGATGAAGGAATAAAAGTTACGGGAGAACTTCCCGGACTGTACAAGAAAAATCATCCGCAAGAAATTATGACCGTCTATGCAACTCTGACGAAAGGAGAGTTTGAACCGAAACCAGAATTAGGAAAATATCCACTGCCTCAAAGACTATCTAATAATGCAAGGGTTCGGCGGATGCTGATGGTTGAAAATTTTAGACCAGATGCCATGGCGAGTGCGAATAGATATCAAAAATCTCCAGATACTGATGAAATAGTTACAGAATTCCAACAAGTTCGCCGCCAACTCTCCCAATGCGTATTAGAACTTCCTACGAATGAATTGGATACAATCAGCGATCTTCACGGAAAAGTGATGTCTAGTGGGATTAAAGAAATGCCTCTGAGCGATGTGGAAAATAGCTGGGTTGCTGAGTTTTTGAATGCTCTTAATCACAGAATAGAACAACCTTCATGGGAATGGGTTCCGGAAGGCTGGAAACGGCAAGATAAAAGGATTAAGGGATGGAATGTAGAAATAATGGTTGATATTCGCAAAGCACAGCGATTAACACTGTTAGAGAAGATAGAAAGCCAAAAACTACTGACTAATGATTATGGTCAACATAATACCTACATGAGTTATGCGTACGTTCTCTCTTTGATTTCTCGGAAAAAAGAGCGAATCTCTATTCTAGATTGGGGTGGAGGTTTGGGGGAATACTATCTAATTTCTCAATCTCTTTTTCCAGAACTTCATATTGATTACTATTGCGCAGAAGTGTCTGTCTTATGTGCTGCGGGGAGAGAAGTTCAGCCAGAGATTACATTTTACGATCGCGATGAAGACTGGTTATCGAATAAGTACGATCTCGTTTTGTGTAGCTCGGCATTGCAGTATGCTGAAGATTGGCAAGGTTTAGCAAATAATTTAATCCAGTCCACCGGATCTTACCTGTATATTGCGCGATCGCCGATTATCCGGAATCACCCTTCATTTGTGGTTCTCCAGCGTCCTTACCAGTATGGCTATGATACAGAATACTTGAGCTGGTTTTTCAATGTAGATGAACTAGTTGGCTATATTGAAAGTAAGAAAATGCAAAAGGTAAAAGAGTTTTTAATCGCCGAGCGCTTCCCTGTTTCCGGCGCTCCCGAGGTTGGAGAAGGCTGTGGTTTATTATTTACATCCCAGACTAAGGAATGA
- a CDS encoding methyltransferase domain-containing protein, which produces MNISVQLNHWQKQAELYKEQGEYAKAVAIYEEAISTQPEMRSHYWNLGLLLLLQGQETDAQSCWLSVMLDGKEYEVEQWTEELVTILENEAQIQYQLGQYDWVWLIRQHIGQLSPKNISNFLYLFEIGFRIDYFSLESLVDLLDKTEICQHLRDNSNYFFPIALIEMLLGHLSTLETDSSEILEFTAIMQNEYNRATSIEDYAQKATILLEQGQFQEAEEIYRLAISTNVRYPKFYLELARLLQYVGKLEEADKYYDRAIDLAPNWAVPHYFKAINIKSAIAHNSQEKMEQWYSNSKIMEYHSCKEQFQFYQDVIQLGVSRGLDYDRKTIADVGCGFGQLLLMLGETYSLQWAKGFDFSMSAVKQAQLLNNFANCEFEQNDIYEGVKQIFDVVFCIEVLEHLLYPKKALDNLLHMISKGGVLIITVPNGRVDTFAGHINFWSPESWDVFICEHVTNCEIETGVMRSDENRYHMNFAIIKKK; this is translated from the coding sequence ATGAATATAAGCGTTCAACTCAACCATTGGCAGAAGCAGGCAGAACTTTACAAAGAACAGGGCGAGTATGCCAAAGCTGTGGCGATTTATGAAGAGGCAATATCTACCCAACCGGAGATGCGATCGCATTACTGGAATTTGGGATTATTATTGCTCCTACAGGGGCAAGAAACAGATGCTCAGTCTTGTTGGCTATCCGTAATGCTTGATGGAAAAGAATATGAAGTTGAGCAGTGGACTGAGGAACTCGTTACAATTCTAGAGAATGAAGCCCAAATACAATACCAATTAGGTCAATACGATTGGGTGTGGTTAATTCGTCAACATATTGGACAACTTTCACCCAAGAATATTAGCAATTTCCTATATTTATTTGAAATAGGATTCCGTATTGATTATTTCTCACTTGAATCTTTGGTCGATCTGCTAGATAAAACAGAAATCTGTCAGCATTTGAGAGATAACTCAAACTACTTCTTCCCAATAGCATTGATTGAAATGCTTTTAGGGCATCTGTCAACACTGGAAACAGACAGCTCTGAGATTTTAGAGTTTACGGCAATAATGCAGAATGAGTATAATCGTGCCACCTCAATAGAAGACTATGCTCAAAAGGCAACTATCTTGCTCGAACAAGGACAATTCCAGGAGGCGGAAGAGATCTATCGTCTAGCAATCTCTACTAATGTACGCTATCCTAAATTTTACTTAGAGTTAGCCCGATTATTACAGTATGTTGGCAAACTAGAAGAAGCAGATAAATACTACGATCGAGCTATCGATCTAGCTCCTAATTGGGCAGTGCCTCACTACTTCAAAGCCATTAACATTAAATCGGCGATCGCGCACAATTCCCAAGAAAAGATGGAGCAATGGTATTCCAACTCTAAAATTATGGAATATCATTCGTGCAAAGAGCAGTTTCAATTTTACCAAGATGTTATTCAACTAGGGGTATCTCGAGGACTGGATTACGATCGGAAAACTATTGCAGATGTGGGTTGTGGATTTGGTCAACTACTGCTGATGCTCGGGGAAACATACAGTCTACAATGGGCAAAAGGTTTCGATTTTTCCATGTCAGCAGTAAAACAAGCCCAATTGTTGAATAATTTCGCAAATTGCGAGTTCGAGCAAAATGATATTTACGAAGGGGTTAAGCAAATATTTGATGTAGTGTTCTGTATCGAAGTGCTAGAGCATTTGCTATACCCCAAAAAAGCCCTAGATAACCTGTTGCACATGATTTCAAAAGGCGGGGTACTCATCATAACTGTACCTAATGGAAGGGTAGATACCTTTGCCGGGCATATTAATTTTTGGAGTCCGGAAAGTTGGGATGTTTTTATCTGCGAGCATGTCACCAATTGCGAGATAGAAACGGGAGTAATGCGATCGGATGAAAATAGATATCATATGAATTTTGCAATTATCAAGAAAAAATGA
- a CDS encoding tetratricopeptide repeat protein: protein MDKLKRVLVFVSAIAFMGSTAFGMIALWRDVANSEGAGSYGHDRPLSPEEQLAQQARGYEAVLQREPENRVALEGLVATRLQLNDLENAVTPLQTLADLYPETQEYQELIGQLEEEIAQRQSSSPNTNTVDVELTPTESSN from the coding sequence ATGGATAAGCTTAAAAGAGTACTGGTATTTGTTTCGGCGATCGCCTTTATGGGAAGTACCGCCTTCGGTATGATAGCGCTATGGCGCGATGTTGCTAACTCTGAAGGAGCTGGCTCTTACGGTCACGATCGGCCCTTGAGTCCTGAAGAACAACTGGCACAACAGGCGAGGGGATATGAAGCTGTTTTACAAAGAGAACCAGAAAATAGAGTGGCTTTAGAAGGCTTAGTCGCGACTCGGCTACAACTGAATGACTTAGAAAATGCAGTCACACCATTACAAACACTAGCAGATTTATATCCTGAAACACAAGAGTATCAAGAATTGATCGGTCAATTGGAAGAGGAAATTGCTCAACGTCAGTCTTCTAGTCCAAATACTAATACTGTTGATGTTGAACTAACTCCAACAGAATCAAGTAATTAA
- a CDS encoding type IV pilin-like G/H family protein, which translates to MKTEFRTKFLQHLIDKKENEGFTLIELLVVIIIIGVLSAIALPSFLNQANKAKQSEAKTYVGSLNRSQQTHYAERGFFTNTIAALGLGIKTETKNFEYGMTVGGDNSNITSSSAVTNYAAATRDALKSYIGGVSIAVVGENDGTEATTLSVLCESNTPRQTVANTNFSDRNSTGPYCPAGDWIDLS; encoded by the coding sequence ATGAAAACCGAATTTCGGACAAAGTTCCTGCAACACCTGATCGACAAGAAAGAAAACGAAGGATTTACCCTGATCGAGCTGCTCGTAGTAATTATCATCATCGGGGTTCTCTCGGCGATCGCCCTTCCTTCCTTCCTCAACCAAGCCAACAAAGCTAAACAGTCTGAAGCCAAAACCTACGTGGGTTCTCTCAATCGTTCTCAACAAACTCACTATGCAGAGAGAGGTTTCTTTACCAATACTATTGCTGCTCTAGGTTTGGGTATCAAGACAGAAACCAAAAACTTTGAATATGGAATGACGGTTGGTGGTGACAACAGTAACATCACTTCTTCCAGCGCTGTAACTAACTATGCAGCAGCTACCAGGGATGCTCTGAAGTCTTACATCGGTGGTGTTTCCATTGCTGTTGTTGGTGAGAATGATGGTACTGAAGCAACAACCTTGTCAGTTCTGTGTGAAAGCAATACGCCGAGACAGACCGTAGCCAATACGAACTTTAGCGATCGGAATAGTACCGGTCCCTACTGCCCAGCCGGTGATTGGATTGACTTATCCTAG
- a CDS encoding class I SAM-dependent methyltransferase: MGELEKLKDLYDTFPYFNFPLEKSPKDDSRSLYLHNMVTAFYHRDRKVISSEGKVILDAGCASGYKSLTLAEANPGAKIVGIDLSEKSVAFARERMKFHGFENAEFHAMSIEEVGKLGLQFDYINCDEVLYLVDDIADGLSAMRSVLKPDGIIRANLHSAIERINYFRAQEIWKTLGLMDRSPQAEECQMVRDIMENLKDNVFLKVLTWNQDPEHYDELLCANHLLVGDKGFKIPDLFDALRQSELEFISMVNWDEWNLENLFKNIDELPIDFMLKLSEMSAEEQLHLYELFHCGQRLLDFWCGHPQSTLSSSSVEEWTDRQWEEATVHLHPQLMTEKFRQGAIATIREKRAISLDRYLLISPNIKPLMDSTVTSSLFPLINAPHRFLSLVERWTSLHPVDPITWEATTPGTAMEELKKLLVRLNEMGYVLLES; this comes from the coding sequence ATGGGAGAACTAGAGAAACTCAAAGATTTATACGATACCTTCCCTTATTTTAATTTTCCCTTAGAGAAGTCGCCTAAAGATGACTCGCGATCGCTCTACCTGCACAATATGGTTACTGCGTTTTACCATCGCGATCGCAAAGTCATCAGCTCCGAAGGTAAAGTGATTCTGGATGCCGGTTGTGCCAGTGGCTATAAATCCCTCACCTTAGCCGAAGCTAATCCCGGAGCCAAAATAGTCGGCATCGATCTATCGGAAAAATCAGTAGCATTTGCCCGAGAACGGATGAAATTTCATGGGTTTGAGAATGCCGAATTCCATGCAATGTCCATCGAGGAAGTCGGCAAGCTTGGATTGCAATTTGATTATATCAACTGCGATGAAGTGTTGTATCTAGTGGATGATATTGCTGACGGTCTCAGTGCAATGAGGTCAGTCTTGAAACCCGATGGTATTATTCGGGCAAACTTACATAGCGCGATCGAGAGAATTAACTACTTCAGAGCGCAAGAAATCTGGAAAACATTAGGATTAATGGATCGTTCTCCGCAAGCCGAGGAATGTCAGATGGTGCGGGATATCATGGAGAACCTGAAAGATAATGTTTTCCTCAAAGTCTTAACCTGGAATCAAGACCCCGAGCATTATGACGAACTCCTATGTGCCAATCATCTGCTCGTTGGCGATAAAGGATTTAAAATTCCCGACCTGTTTGATGCATTGAGGCAGAGCGAGCTGGAATTTATCAGTATGGTCAATTGGGATGAGTGGAATTTGGAGAATCTGTTTAAGAACATAGATGAGTTGCCAATTGACTTTATGCTCAAACTCTCCGAAATGTCGGCAGAAGAGCAGTTACATCTATACGAACTATTTCATTGCGGCCAGCGACTCTTGGATTTTTGGTGCGGCCATCCTCAAAGTACTCTCTCTTCTTCCTCTGTTGAAGAGTGGACTGACCGACAGTGGGAGGAAGCAACCGTTCATCTGCACCCGCAACTAATGACAGAGAAATTTAGACAAGGGGCGATCGCCACCATTCGCGAAAAAAGAGCGATCTCCCTCGATCGTTACTTATTAATTAGCCCCAATATCAAACCCCTGATGGATAGCACTGTCACCAGCAGTTTATTTCCGCTCATCAATGCACCTCATCGTTTCCTCTCCCTAGTAGAACGATGGACGAGTCTCCATCCAGTCGATCCGATAACCTGGGAAGCAACAACTCCAGGTACAGCGATGGAGGAGCTAAAAAAACTGCTCGTGCGCCTGAATGAAATGGGATACGTGCTTCTAGAATCCTGA
- a CDS encoding class I SAM-dependent methyltransferase, which translates to MAELDRIRDQFDITPYFNIPVEDSFKDNARLLYIHNMVTAFYRRDLQVIDPANKIILDAGCGTGSKTLILATANPGAKIVGIDVSAESLKIAKDRFQFYGIENAEFHEIPLDRANDLGLTFDYINCDEVLYLSPDIGYTLSVFQSILKPDGIIRANLHSSLQREPLYRAQRIWKQLHLMDRAPEASDYQMLREIMKNIKDGVALKQITWKSEYDREGSDINLGMNHLFIGDKGFEMPELFAALDKSNLEFISMVNWHYWDISNIFKDLEELPVELMFQLSEMSIAEQLHLHELFTFGHRLIDFWCGHPQDHSTITAIEDWTEEQWQQAMVHYHPQLRTENFKQEAIAAISEIRAIALHQHLPIDPSITPLVDSLVTSCLLPLIDAPRSFQWLVQRWQAIRAVDPVTWEATTPSQAMQQVKDILTPLQEMGYILLETAKVN; encoded by the coding sequence ATGGCAGAACTCGATCGGATCAGAGACCAGTTTGACATCACCCCTTACTTTAATATTCCGGTAGAAGATTCATTTAAAGATAATGCCCGTTTGCTCTACATCCATAATATGGTGACTGCCTTTTACCGTCGCGATTTGCAAGTCATCGATCCAGCCAATAAAATAATTTTAGATGCGGGTTGCGGAACGGGTTCTAAGACCTTAATTCTCGCCACCGCGAATCCCGGTGCAAAAATAGTTGGAATTGATGTATCGGCAGAATCTCTAAAAATTGCTAAAGATCGGTTTCAGTTTTATGGCATTGAAAATGCTGAGTTTCATGAAATACCTCTCGATCGCGCCAACGATCTCGGTCTAACATTTGATTATATTAACTGCGACGAAGTACTCTATCTTTCTCCAGATATTGGTTATACTCTCAGCGTTTTTCAATCAATCCTTAAACCTGATGGAATTATTCGAGCAAACTTGCATAGCTCGTTGCAACGAGAACCCTTGTATCGGGCCCAGAGAATTTGGAAACAACTGCACTTAATGGATCGCGCGCCGGAAGCTAGTGACTATCAAATGCTACGCGAAATTATGAAAAATATTAAAGATGGTGTTGCACTGAAGCAAATTACTTGGAAGAGCGAATACGATCGAGAAGGTTCTGATATTAACTTGGGAATGAATCATCTGTTTATTGGCGACAAAGGATTTGAAATGCCAGAACTATTTGCAGCTCTCGACAAAAGCAATCTCGAGTTTATTAGCATGGTAAACTGGCATTACTGGGATATATCGAACATCTTCAAAGACTTAGAGGAATTGCCAGTAGAATTAATGTTTCAGCTCTCAGAAATGTCGATCGCCGAACAACTGCACTTGCACGAGCTATTTACTTTTGGGCACAGACTGATAGACTTTTGGTGCGGACATCCTCAAGACCACTCAACTATTACTGCCATTGAGGACTGGACAGAAGAACAATGGCAGCAGGCAATGGTACATTACCATCCGCAACTGAGAACCGAGAACTTTAAGCAAGAAGCGATCGCAGCCATCTCAGAAATCAGAGCGATCGCGTTGCATCAACATCTCCCCATCGATCCAAGCATCACTCCCCTTGTCGATAGCCTCGTTACCAGTTGTCTGTTGCCTTTAATTGATGCACCTCGTTCCTTTCAATGGTTAGTCCAACGATGGCAAGCCATTCGCGCTGTCGATCCAGTGACGTGGGAAGCTACAACCCCATCCCAAGCGATGCAACAGGTCAAAGATATCTTAACTCCTTTGCAAGAAATGGGATATATTCTCCTGGAAACTGCCAAGGTAAATTAG